The nucleotide sequence ACCATTCTGGCCGCTGCGATTTACAAAGAACATGCCCGCCGAACGGATGATGTGTCGGTGTTGGTTGCCCGGATTTATTGACTTATGCAAGAACTCACCAAACTGAACCTGGATAATGAGATGGATTTGATCCTGGTTCATAAACGCAGTATGAAACTGGGCGAACTGGCGGGCATGTCTCTGGCCTCACAAACGACCTTTGCAACAGCAGTATCCGAAGTGGCGCGGCTTGCTCTGGCCGAACGAGGTCGTGGTTCTCTGGCCCTGGGCGTAAATGCCGATGAGCAGGGCTGGCATATTATGGCTTGCCTGCAGGATCGGCGTCGCTACCAGACGGAAGCCGCCGATACCGCTCTGAATAATGCCCGGCGTCTGGTTGACGAATTAACCATTTCTGTCACCGATCAGGGTACAGATATTCGGCTATCCTGTCCGGTCTCTGATCTTCAGACGGTTAGTATGGCCCGCGTAGAAAGCTGGAAACGGTTGTTTAACCGCGAGCCACCGGCATCGCCCTACGACGATATCAAGCGTAAAAACAGCCAGTTGCAGGAGTTGGCCGAGCGGCTCCAGATCAGCGACCAGCAATACCGGCAGATGACCAATTCGCTGCCTCTGTTGATTTTTTCGCTGACGCCGGAGGGGAGATTAATTTATGCCAATCAGGGCCTAACGATCTTCTCCGGCAAAACCTTACCTGAGCTGAACGCGGTCGGCTGGCTTTCTCTTTTTCACGAAGATGATCAGACCGCTGTCCGGATGGCCTGGGCCGACAGCGTGGCTACCGGTCTGCCTTTCCGGGGTGAATGGCGGGTTCGTCATGCCGCAACCGGCGAGGGTATGTGGCATATGGTTTCGGCCAGTCCCCAACGCGACGCGGCTCAGCAGCTCCTGCACTGGAATGGCTTCATGGCCGATATTCACGCCCAAAAGGTGATAGAGCAGACGCTGCGCGATAACGAAGAACTGCGGCAAAGCCAAAGCCAGCTGGAAAACAGCCGTCAGCGGCTGGAAGGCGACATCAGTGAATTAAGCCGAAGCAATACCGAACTGGCGCAGTTTGCTTACGTAGCGAGCCATGATTTACAGGAACCTCTACGTAAAATTCAGGCGTTCAGCACGATGCTGACCGAGCAGTATGCTCCCGTACTCGACCCCACCGCCCAGGACATCATCCGACGGATGCAGGGGGCTACCGGCCGAATGCAGGAACTGATTCGTGGCCTGCTGGCCTACTCCCGACTAAATACAGAAACGCCGTCGTTCCGGCCCGTTGGCTTAAATCAACTAGTGACAGAGGTTCTGAGCGATCTGGAAACGGCCATTCAGGATCGGCAGGCAGATATTCAGGTTGGCCCGCTGCCGACGATACAGGGTAACAATCTGCAGCTCCGGCAAATGTTTCAGAATCTGCTGAGTAATGCCCTGAAATTTACTCCTTCTGAACGGGTCCCACTGGTTCATATCAGCGCCTTGGTGCTCAACGACCCCCAGGTTCAGGGCTTATCCTACTCCAGCCTGCTGGGAAACTATGTTGAAATCAGCATACGGGATAATGGAATCGGCTTCGACCAGAAACATACCGACCGGATTTTCAACCTGTTTCAACGGCTACACGGCCGTAATGAGTACGCCGGTACGGGCATCGGTCTGGCAGTCTGCAAAAAAGTAGTTGATAACCACGGCGGTTACCTCACGGCTCGCAGCCAACCCGGCCAGGGCGCTACGTTTATTATTTATCTACCTCTGTAACAAAGGCTTATTCATCATATTTCCGTCCGGGGCCGCTGACTCAATTGCATCCTGAATTAACTTATTTTAACATTAGCGGCTTTGCCACCAGCGTCAAGCCATCCAACGAGATAACTACCTGATTCACAAACGATAAAACGTCTGCTCTGTCACTATACGCGTCCAATAAACTGGAACTAACCCAGCGGGTTTTTAGTTATTCTAGTGTCATATACGAACGACTATTTTCTTAGCGTTTAGTAGTTGGTTGACACCACTTAACGATCTCTAAAAACACATGAAACTTAAAGGCATAATCAGCAGTCTGTTCGTCGTCGGTACGCTGGCGTCCTGCGCCCCGGCCATTACGGTCAAGTACGATTACGACCCGAAGGTAAACGTCCGCCAGTTCACGACGTACCGGATTGAAGCGGACCGGCAGCGTAACGCCGACCCCATTGTAGGCAGTAGCCTGAACCAGCGCCGGATTGCCGACGCCCTGGATCAGTCGCTCAAAGCACGTGGCTACAAGCCCGTTACGCAGGGCGAAGCGGATCTGGTCGTCCGGTTCTTTACCGATTCACGCGATCGTCAGCAAATCCAGTCAAACAACATGTACTCGCCTTATTCCTGGTGGTATGGCGGCATGGGTAACAACGTGTACTCGCGTCAATACGAAGAAAACCGCGTGGTTGTCAACGTTATTGATGCCCGCACCAACGACATCGTCTGGCAGGGCTGGGCAACGGGTCAGCTGAACAACCGCAACAAAGAGCGCGACCGCGATCAGGCTTTCCGTGAGACGGTAACCAGCATCATGAAGAACTTCCCGGAAAGTGCCGGGCAGGACTACGGTGCAGCCCGATAAGCGTTTAACTGCTTAGGTTCAGGCCCTCAGCTCCAACGAGTTGAGGGCTTTTTTGTATTATCTATCCTCCGTAAACTTGCTTCCTTAGTTTTTACCATGCCTTCATCAACCAGCCAGCGAGCGATTTACTCACTCCTGACGGTAATTGTTGTTCTCCTGGTGGGCATAATGGCGTTGCTACAGGTGGCCGACCGACGGCACCAGCGCCTGGAAGATGAAGCTCAGGATCTCCGGCAGACTATTGCTCGACAGAAACGCCGGATTGACGACCTGACGCAAC is from Spirosoma taeanense and encodes:
- a CDS encoding sensor histidine kinase, coding for MQELTKLNLDNEMDLILVHKRSMKLGELAGMSLASQTTFATAVSEVARLALAERGRGSLALGVNADEQGWHIMACLQDRRRYQTEAADTALNNARRLVDELTISVTDQGTDIRLSCPVSDLQTVSMARVESWKRLFNREPPASPYDDIKRKNSQLQELAERLQISDQQYRQMTNSLPLLIFSLTPEGRLIYANQGLTIFSGKTLPELNAVGWLSLFHEDDQTAVRMAWADSVATGLPFRGEWRVRHAATGEGMWHMVSASPQRDAAQQLLHWNGFMADIHAQKVIEQTLRDNEELRQSQSQLENSRQRLEGDISELSRSNTELAQFAYVASHDLQEPLRKIQAFSTMLTEQYAPVLDPTAQDIIRRMQGATGRMQELIRGLLAYSRLNTETPSFRPVGLNQLVTEVLSDLETAIQDRQADIQVGPLPTIQGNNLQLRQMFQNLLSNALKFTPSERVPLVHISALVLNDPQVQGLSYSSLLGNYVEISIRDNGIGFDQKHTDRIFNLFQRLHGRNEYAGTGIGLAVCKKVVDNHGGYLTARSQPGQGATFIIYLPL
- a CDS encoding DUF4136 domain-containing protein is translated as MKLKGIISSLFVVGTLASCAPAITVKYDYDPKVNVRQFTTYRIEADRQRNADPIVGSSLNQRRIADALDQSLKARGYKPVTQGEADLVVRFFTDSRDRQQIQSNNMYSPYSWWYGGMGNNVYSRQYEENRVVVNVIDARTNDIVWQGWATGQLNNRNKERDRDQAFRETVTSIMKNFPESAGQDYGAAR